A stretch of Rhodoferax potami DNA encodes these proteins:
- the ugpE gene encoding sn-glycerol-3-phosphate ABC transporter permease UgpE, whose amino-acid sequence MVERRPWLDFLSHAILIIGVLIVAFPIYITFVASTHTADAVVQSPMPLLPGSHLLDNYATALGGERQGSGSHASVGRMMVVSLITALTISIGKIAISLLSAFAIVYFRFPFRMGFFWAIFVTLMLPVEVRIGPTYQVVADLGLLNSYAGLTVPLIASATATFLFRQFFLTVPEELVEAARVDGAGPMRFFKDILVPLSRTSIAALFVIQFIYGWNQYLWPLLVTTEENMYPVVIGIKQMISGGDAQTEWNIVMATAMLAMIPPALVVMLMQKWFVKGLVDTEK is encoded by the coding sequence ATGGTCGAACGACGCCCCTGGCTGGACTTCTTGTCGCACGCCATTCTGATCATCGGGGTGCTCATCGTGGCATTCCCGATCTACATCACTTTTGTGGCTTCCACCCACACCGCCGATGCGGTGGTGCAGTCGCCCATGCCGCTGCTGCCCGGCAGCCACTTGCTCGACAACTACGCCACCGCGTTGGGTGGCGAACGTCAAGGCTCTGGGTCGCACGCCTCGGTGGGCCGCATGATGGTGGTCAGCCTGATCACGGCCTTGACCATCTCCATCGGCAAGATCGCGATCTCGCTGCTCTCGGCGTTTGCCATCGTGTACTTCCGCTTCCCGTTCCGCATGGGTTTCTTCTGGGCCATTTTTGTGACCCTGATGCTGCCGGTGGAGGTGCGTATCGGCCCGACCTACCAGGTGGTGGCAGATTTGGGGCTGCTTAACAGCTACGCGGGCCTGACAGTTCCCCTGATTGCCTCCGCCACCGCCACCTTTTTGTTCCGCCAGTTTTTCTTGACGGTGCCTGAAGAGTTGGTCGAAGCCGCCCGGGTCGATGGCGCCGGACCTATGCGCTTTTTCAAGGACATTCTGGTCCCCCTGTCGCGCACCAGCATTGCCGCCTTGTTTGTGATCCAGTTCATTTACGGCTGGAACCAGTACCTCTGGCCCCTGCTGGTCACCACCGAAGAAAACATGTACCCCGTGGTGATCGGCATCAAGCAAATGATTTCTGGTGGCGATGCGCAAACCGAGTGGAACATCGTCATGGCAACGGCCATGTTGGCCATGATTCCCCCGGCACTCGTCGTCATGTTGATGCAAAAGTGGTTCGTCAAAGGATTGGTGGACACCGAGAAATAA
- a CDS encoding methyl-accepting chemotaxis protein produces MSLLLSSGTSGPWSGRQSFSLNTKICAAATALVVASLAITATVIGFRSSATAESATMELARTSAREAAGSVQSRIRANLYSVMGLAGAMATTKAGNLPLLRPQIDAMVKSTLVSSPDFVGAAVTWEPNALDGKDAEFAGKAPEYDATGRHMPYWTRKPGGAFHVDPIVFDPAPGANDWYDIPKKTGKVFFTEPYVYPIEGKDVLMASLVSPIVVDGKFLGTASADFALTQLSTILAEVKVLGGGSIALISNGGLYATNPDAALVNKKAEDIPAAGLEAVQKGQPYEYTDSSNVNHLLQPVAIYPDTAPWAVRMSFPDSVATASSRQLTFYTLGVALLCALATAVILVTVVSRLMQPLRALSRAMAEVSSGEADLRTKIAVQGNDELAAIGNGFNQFVGKIHGVLAQVRGSADSVANASAEIAQGNNDLSARTEHQASALEQTAASMEELNSTVKQNADNARQANQLAMSASTVAVQGGEVVSQVVDTMKGINEASRKISDIISVIDGIAFQTNILALNAAVEAARAGEQGRGFAVVASEVRSLAGRSAEAAKEIKSLINASVERVEQGTALVDKAGETMTEVVSSIRRVTDIMGEISAASNEQSAGVAQVGEAVTSMDQATQQNAALVEEMAAAASSLKSQANDLVQVVGVFKL; encoded by the coding sequence ATGAGCCTGCTATTGTCTTCCGGCACGTCTGGACCCTGGTCGGGTCGTCAAAGCTTTTCCCTCAATACCAAAATATGCGCGGCCGCCACTGCCTTGGTGGTGGCCAGCCTTGCCATCACCGCCACAGTGATTGGTTTTCGCAGTAGCGCCACCGCCGAGAGTGCCACGATGGAGCTGGCCCGAACGTCAGCGCGGGAGGCTGCGGGCTCTGTGCAGTCGCGGATCAGGGCCAATTTGTATTCGGTGATGGGGCTGGCGGGCGCCATGGCGACGACCAAGGCGGGCAATCTTCCGCTCCTGCGCCCGCAAATCGATGCGATGGTGAAGTCCACGCTGGTCAGTTCGCCGGATTTTGTGGGCGCGGCAGTCACTTGGGAGCCCAATGCCCTCGATGGCAAAGACGCTGAATTCGCCGGCAAAGCGCCCGAATACGACGCCACCGGTCGCCACATGCCCTACTGGACCCGAAAACCGGGCGGCGCCTTCCATGTCGACCCCATCGTGTTTGACCCCGCGCCGGGGGCAAACGACTGGTATGACATACCGAAGAAAACGGGCAAAGTGTTCTTCACAGAGCCATACGTGTACCCGATTGAGGGCAAAGACGTATTGATGGCCTCGCTGGTGTCGCCGATTGTGGTGGACGGCAAGTTCCTCGGCACCGCCAGTGCCGATTTCGCCTTGACCCAACTCAGTACCATCTTGGCGGAGGTGAAAGTGCTGGGTGGGGGCAGCATTGCACTGATCTCCAATGGCGGCCTGTACGCCACCAACCCGGACGCTGCGCTGGTGAACAAAAAGGCCGAAGACATCCCGGCTGCGGGGCTGGAGGCCGTGCAAAAGGGCCAGCCGTATGAGTACACCGATAGCAGCAACGTCAACCACCTGTTGCAGCCGGTTGCGATCTATCCCGACACGGCGCCATGGGCTGTGCGCATGAGCTTTCCGGACAGTGTGGCGACGGCATCTTCCCGGCAGCTGACTTTTTACACATTGGGCGTCGCACTGCTGTGTGCACTCGCCACAGCGGTCATTCTGGTGACCGTGGTGTCGCGCTTAATGCAGCCCCTGCGGGCTCTGAGCCGGGCCATGGCCGAGGTATCCAGCGGCGAAGCAGATTTGCGTACCAAAATCGCGGTTCAGGGCAACGACGAGCTGGCCGCCATCGGCAACGGCTTCAACCAGTTTGTGGGCAAAATTCACGGCGTCTTGGCGCAAGTGCGCGGCAGTGCTGACAGCGTGGCCAATGCCAGCGCCGAAATTGCCCAAGGCAATAACGACCTGAGCGCCCGCACCGAGCACCAGGCCAGCGCGCTGGAGCAAACCGCTGCCAGCATGGAAGAGCTCAACAGCACCGTCAAACAAAACGCCGATAACGCCCGTCAAGCCAATCAGCTGGCCATGAGCGCCTCCACGGTCGCGGTGCAGGGTGGCGAAGTGGTGAGTCAGGTGGTGGACACCATGAAGGGCATCAATGAAGCCAGCCGCAAGATCAGCGACATCATCAGCGTGATCGATGGCATCGCCTTTCAGACCAATATTCTTGCTTTGAACGCAGCGGTAGAGGCTGCCCGCGCGGGCGAGCAGGGCCGCGGCTTTGCGGTGGTGGCGAGCGAAGTCCGCTCACTTGCCGGCCGCAGTGCAGAGGCTGCCAAAGAAATCAAGAGCCTGATCAACGCCAGCGTGGAACGGGTAGAGCAGGGCACTGCCTTGGTCGACAAAGCGGGCGAGACCATGACCGAAGTGGTCAGCAGTATCCGGCGCGTGACGGACATCATGGGTGAGATCAGCGCCGCCAGCAATGAGCAAAGTGCCGGTGTCGCGCAAGTGGGTGAGGCAGTGACTTCGATGGATCAAGCGACGCAGCAAAACGCGGCCTTGGTGGAAGAGATGGCTGCCGCGGCCAGTAGCTTGAAGAGTCAGGCTAACGACTTGGTGCAGGTGGTGGGGGTGTTCAAGCTCTGA
- the ugpC gene encoding sn-glycerol-3-phosphate ABC transporter ATP-binding protein UgpC, whose amino-acid sequence MASIELHNIIKRYGSGKTANQVIHGVNAQIQDGEFIVIVGPSGCGKSTLLRMVAGLEEVSEGQISIGGRVVNDLEPSERDIAMVFQNYALYPHMSVFENMAYGLKIANVPMDEIKRRVDKAAKILELAPYLERKPKALSGGQRQRVAMGRAIVRQPQVFLFDEPLSNLDAKLRAQTRLEIQKLHRELGITSLFVTHDQVEAMTLAQRMIVMNGGVMEQFGTPEEVYTRPASTFVASFIGSPPMNLLKNAPDAKPGVITGIRPEHLDITPGGWALQVEAVEMLGAERLIYGKWAHKLNAADADETVIIRIEESQPAPALGTTLHVTPRADRIHHFDATTGKRLESV is encoded by the coding sequence ATGGCTTCCATCGAACTCCACAACATCATCAAGCGCTACGGCAGCGGCAAAACGGCCAACCAAGTCATCCACGGGGTGAACGCCCAAATTCAGGATGGTGAATTCATCGTCATCGTCGGCCCCAGCGGCTGCGGCAAATCCACGCTCCTGCGCATGGTGGCCGGCCTGGAAGAAGTGAGCGAAGGCCAAATCTCTATCGGCGGGCGCGTGGTCAACGACCTGGAGCCCAGCGAGCGCGACATTGCCATGGTGTTCCAGAACTATGCGCTCTACCCGCACATGAGCGTGTTCGAGAACATGGCCTACGGCCTCAAAATCGCCAATGTGCCCATGGACGAGATCAAGCGCCGTGTGGACAAAGCCGCAAAGATTCTCGAACTCGCGCCCTACCTCGAGCGCAAGCCCAAGGCTCTGTCGGGCGGACAACGCCAGCGCGTCGCCATGGGTCGCGCCATCGTGCGCCAGCCCCAGGTGTTTTTGTTTGACGAACCCCTCTCCAACCTGGACGCCAAGCTGCGCGCCCAGACGCGACTGGAAATCCAGAAGCTGCACCGCGAGCTAGGCATAACCAGCCTGTTTGTCACGCACGACCAGGTCGAGGCCATGACCCTGGCCCAGCGCATGATTGTGATGAACGGCGGGGTGATGGAGCAGTTCGGCACCCCCGAAGAGGTCTACACCCGCCCGGCCAGCACCTTTGTGGCCAGCTTCATCGGCTCGCCGCCCATGAACCTGCTCAAAAACGCACCAGACGCCAAGCCCGGTGTGATCACCGGCATCCGCCCCGAGCATCTGGATATCACCCCCGGCGGCTGGGCCCTGCAGGTGGAAGCCGTCGAAATGCTGGGCGCCGAGCGCCTGATTTACGGCAAATGGGCGCACAAATTGAACGCCGCGGATGCAGACGAGACGGTCATCATCCGTATCGAAGAGTCGCAGCCGGCACCGGCTCTGGGTACCACGCTGCATGTGACGCCGCGCGCTGACCGCATTCACCACTTCGACGCTACGACCGGCAAGCGGTTGGAGTCGGTATGA
- a CDS encoding HAD family hydrolase, whose protein sequence is MSSRFKAVLFDHDGTLVDSEAVHHALWNQVLQPYGVEIPRDVYMQHYSGVPALANGEDVRQRYGLSPSAEALAEAKNSAAAVYLQTHAFPLMLGVRESLARLNAAGLRKGVVTGARMFAIAATLRSHAMAPEFEVVVSADEVVHSKPAPDCYLLALQQMGLQASEAVAFEDTEHGVASAIAAGVACVAIPTPMSAAQDFSAATVVVQDMAAAVDWVLKRG, encoded by the coding sequence ATGTCATCACGGTTCAAGGCGGTTTTGTTTGACCACGACGGCACCTTGGTCGATTCCGAGGCGGTGCATCACGCTTTGTGGAACCAGGTGCTCCAGCCCTATGGCGTAGAGATTCCGCGGGACGTGTACATGCAGCATTACTCCGGCGTGCCCGCCTTGGCCAACGGGGAAGATGTGCGGCAGCGCTACGGCTTGTCGCCCAGTGCCGAGGCACTGGCAGAGGCCAAAAACAGCGCGGCAGCGGTGTATCTGCAAACCCACGCCTTCCCGCTGATGCTCGGCGTGCGCGAATCACTGGCTCGCCTGAACGCTGCCGGTCTGCGCAAAGGCGTGGTCACTGGCGCGCGCATGTTTGCCATTGCCGCCACCTTGCGCTCGCACGCCATGGCGCCGGAGTTTGAGGTGGTGGTGTCTGCCGATGAGGTGGTGCACAGCAAGCCGGCCCCCGATTGCTACCTGCTGGCATTGCAGCAGATGGGCCTGCAAGCCAGCGAGGCCGTGGCATTTGAAGACACCGAGCACGGCGTCGCGTCTGCCATCGCTGCCGGTGTGGCGTGTGTGGCTATACCCACCCCGATGTCAGCCGCCCAAGATTTCAGTGCGGCGACTGTGGTGGTCCAGGATATGGCCGCCGCGGTGGACTGGGTGCTTAAGCGGGGCTGA
- a CDS encoding zinc ribbon domain-containing protein YjdM — MPTTPACPQCTLANTYPDGSNFVCADCGFEWPQAVAATDDEDNAVVKDSNGQVLQDGDAVVLIKDLKVKGSSTVLKQGTKVKSIRLVGGDHEVDCKMDGGSFMLKACFLKKA; from the coding sequence ATGCCCACAACTCCCGCCTGCCCGCAATGCACTCTGGCAAACACCTACCCCGACGGCAGCAACTTTGTCTGCGCCGACTGCGGCTTTGAATGGCCACAGGCTGTTGCAGCGACGGATGACGAAGACAACGCAGTCGTCAAAGACTCCAACGGTCAGGTGCTGCAGGACGGCGATGCGGTGGTACTGATCAAAGACCTGAAAGTCAAAGGCAGCTCCACCGTGCTCAAGCAGGGCACCAAGGTCAAAAGCATCCGGCTGGTAGGCGGCGACCACGAGGTGGACTGCAAGATGGACGGCGGCAGCTTCATGCTCAAGGCCTGCTTCCTGAAAAAGGCATAA
- the ugpA gene encoding sn-glycerol-3-phosphate ABC transporter permease UgpA → MAAEKRVVFKSAWLPWVLIAPQVAVISIFFFWPAAQALLQSVQQSDAFGTSVVFVGLDNFRNLWNDASYLASFKTTAIFSLLVAVLGLTLSLTLAIFADRVVKGSGVYRTFLIWPYAVAPAVAGVLWLFMFAPSIGIVSYGIRELGMSWDPLLNSDHAMALIVMAAVWKQISYNFLFFLAGLQSIPKSLIEAASMDGARPWRRFWTIQLPLLSPTTFFLLVINIVYAFFDTFAIVDAATKGGPGKDTAILVYKVYFDGFKAMDLGGSAAQSVVLMIIVIALTVVQFRFVEKKVNY, encoded by the coding sequence ATGGCTGCTGAAAAACGCGTCGTTTTCAAATCCGCATGGCTGCCTTGGGTGTTGATCGCACCGCAGGTAGCCGTCATCTCTATCTTCTTTTTCTGGCCTGCAGCGCAAGCGCTGCTGCAATCGGTGCAGCAAAGCGATGCCTTCGGCACCTCGGTGGTATTTGTCGGGCTCGACAATTTCCGCAATCTCTGGAACGACGCCTCCTACCTCGCCTCCTTCAAAACGACGGCGATTTTTTCGTTGCTGGTAGCGGTGCTGGGCTTGACGCTGTCGCTCACCCTGGCCATTTTTGCCGACCGGGTGGTCAAAGGGTCTGGCGTTTACCGTACCTTTTTGATCTGGCCGTATGCCGTGGCCCCTGCGGTGGCCGGCGTGCTTTGGCTGTTCATGTTTGCGCCCAGCATCGGCATCGTCAGCTATGGCATCCGGGAGCTCGGCATGTCGTGGGACCCGCTGCTCAACAGTGACCACGCCATGGCGCTGATCGTGATGGCCGCGGTGTGGAAGCAGATTTCTTATAACTTTTTGTTCTTCCTGGCGGGCCTGCAGTCCATCCCCAAGTCGCTGATAGAGGCGGCTTCCATGGATGGTGCCCGCCCTTGGCGCAGGTTCTGGACGATACAGCTCCCCTTGTTGTCCCCCACCACCTTCTTTTTGCTGGTCATCAACATCGTGTACGCGTTTTTTGACACGTTTGCGATTGTGGACGCGGCTACCAAAGGCGGCCCGGGCAAAGACACCGCCATCCTGGTCTACAAGGTGTATTTCGACGGCTTCAAGGCCATGGACCTCGGCGGCTCAGCGGCCCAGTCTGTGGTGCTGATGATCATCGTCATCGCCCTGACGGTGGTGCAATTTAGGTTTGTAGAGAAAAAGGTGAATTACTGA
- the hemA gene encoding glutamyl-tRNA reductase yields the protein MAVWALGINHTTAPLDMRGRFAFASDQIAPQLHGLRQSMARPPEAAIVSTCNRTEIYCAGDEAALDHTLAWLAQSGGISANELRSHTYRLEDQEAARHAFRVASGLDSMVLGEPQILGQLKDAVRAADEAGALGTTLSQLFQRSFAVAKEVRTSTEIGAHSISMAAAAVRLAGNLFEDLAKVKVLFVGAGEMIELCATHFAAKNPKAIAIANRTLERGEKLASRFGGEVMRLADLPERLHEFDAVISCTASTLPIIGLGAVERALKKRKHRPMFMVDLAVPRDIEPEVKALGDVYLYTVDDLAGVVQTAQANRQAAVAQAEAIVDAGVQSFMHWVDQRSAVPLIQQLNAQAEEWRAVELARARKMLAKGEDVDAVLEALAKGLSQKMLHGAMAELHAGDAAARERAGNAISHFFLRNKR from the coding sequence ATGGCAGTCTGGGCATTAGGCATCAATCACACCACCGCACCGCTGGATATGCGGGGCCGGTTTGCGTTCGCCAGTGACCAGATCGCACCGCAGCTCCACGGCCTGCGCCAGAGCATGGCCCGCCCCCCAGAAGCGGCCATCGTCTCCACCTGCAACCGCACCGAAATCTACTGCGCAGGCGATGAAGCCGCACTGGACCACACCCTCGCGTGGTTGGCCCAGAGCGGCGGCATCTCGGCCAACGAACTGCGCTCCCACACCTACCGCCTGGAAGACCAGGAAGCCGCCCGCCATGCCTTCCGCGTGGCCAGTGGCTTGGACAGCATGGTGCTGGGCGAGCCGCAAATCCTGGGGCAGCTCAAAGACGCGGTGCGCGCCGCTGACGAGGCAGGCGCTTTGGGCACCACGCTTTCGCAACTCTTCCAACGCTCGTTCGCCGTCGCCAAAGAGGTGCGCACCTCCACCGAGATCGGCGCGCACAGCATCAGCATGGCCGCTGCCGCCGTGCGCCTGGCCGGCAATTTGTTTGAAGACCTGGCCAAGGTCAAGGTGCTGTTTGTGGGTGCGGGCGAAATGATCGAGCTCTGCGCTACGCACTTTGCAGCCAAGAACCCTAAGGCCATCGCGATTGCCAACCGCACGCTGGAGCGGGGCGAAAAGTTGGCCAGCCGCTTCGGGGGTGAAGTCATGCGCCTGGCCGACTTGCCGGAGCGGCTGCACGAGTTTGATGCGGTCATCAGCTGCACCGCCAGCACCCTGCCCATCATTGGCTTGGGCGCCGTAGAGCGCGCACTGAAAAAACGCAAACACCGCCCCATGTTCATGGTCGACCTGGCCGTGCCGCGCGACATCGAGCCCGAAGTCAAAGCTTTGGGCGACGTGTACCTCTACACCGTCGACGACCTGGCCGGCGTGGTGCAAACCGCCCAAGCCAACCGCCAAGCCGCCGTGGCCCAAGCAGAGGCCATTGTGGATGCGGGGGTGCAAAGCTTTATGCACTGGGTGGACCAGCGCAGCGCGGTGCCCCTGATCCAGCAGCTCAACGCCCAAGCCGAAGAATGGCGCGCCGTGGAATTGGCCCGCGCCCGCAAGATGCTGGCCAAGGGCGAAGATGTGGATGCAGTGCTGGAAGCACTGGCCAAAGGTCTGAGCCAGAAGATGCTGCATGGCGCCATGGCCGAGCTGCACGCCGGAGATGCTGCAGCCCGCGAACGGGCGGGCAACGCGATTTCGCACTTTTTCTTGCGGAATAAGCGTTAG
- the prfA gene encoding peptide chain release factor 1, whose protein sequence is MKPFLRQQLAKYKDRQGELEFLLSREDIMKDMEQFLKLSREHTDVAAVAGRWERFQQREADLATGQEMLGDAAGDEDMLAMAQEEIDGATAEMAQLEAELQRMLLPKDPDDARPAFVEIRAGTGGDESALFAADLARMYTRYCDAKGLRTEIMSASESELGGYKEVVLRIEGSTTTSAGSCGAYGMLKFESGGHRVQRVPATETQGRIHTSACTIAVLAEQDEAEAIKINPSDLRIDTYRASGAGGQHINKTDSAVRITHIPTGIVAECQDGRSQHSNKAQALKVLTARIHEKDRSERAAKDAAERKSLVGSGDRSDRIRTYNYPQGRLTDHRINLTLYKLDRAMEGDLDDVVEALQAYEAAQQLAALENSLN, encoded by the coding sequence ATGAAACCGTTTCTTCGCCAACAGCTTGCCAAGTACAAAGACCGCCAAGGGGAGCTGGAGTTTTTGCTCTCGCGCGAGGACATCATGAAAGACATGGAGCAGTTCCTTAAGCTCTCACGGGAGCACACCGATGTGGCAGCCGTGGCGGGGCGTTGGGAGCGTTTCCAGCAGCGCGAGGCTGATCTGGCCACAGGGCAGGAAATGCTGGGTGATGCGGCGGGCGATGAAGACATGCTCGCCATGGCGCAGGAGGAAATTGACGGTGCCACTGCCGAGATGGCCCAGTTAGAGGCCGAGCTGCAGCGCATGTTGCTGCCCAAGGACCCGGATGATGCGCGCCCTGCGTTTGTGGAAATCCGTGCCGGCACGGGGGGCGACGAATCCGCCCTTTTTGCCGCGGATCTGGCCCGCATGTACACCCGCTACTGCGACGCCAAAGGGCTGCGCACCGAAATCATGAGCGCGTCTGAAAGCGAGCTGGGTGGCTACAAGGAAGTGGTGCTGCGCATCGAAGGCAGCACAACCACCAGCGCGGGCTCCTGCGGCGCTTACGGCATGCTCAAGTTTGAATCAGGCGGCCACCGGGTGCAGCGCGTGCCCGCCACCGAAACCCAGGGCCGCATCCACACCAGCGCCTGCACGATTGCGGTGCTGGCCGAGCAGGACGAGGCGGAAGCCATCAAGATCAATCCCTCCGACCTGCGTATCGACACCTATCGCGCCAGCGGCGCCGGTGGCCAGCACATCAACAAGACCGACTCGGCAGTGCGTATCACGCACATCCCCACCGGTATCGTGGCCGAATGTCAGGATGGCCGCAGCCAGCACAGCAACAAGGCCCAGGCCCTGAAAGTGCTGACCGCCCGCATTCATGAAAAAGACCGCTCCGAGCGCGCCGCCAAAGACGCAGCAGAACGCAAGAGCCTGGTAGGCAGCGGCGACCGCAGCGACCGCATCCGCACTTACAACTACCCGCAAGGCCGGCTGACCGACCACCGCATCAACTTGACGCTGTACAAGCTGGACCGCGCGATGGAAGGTGATTTGGACGATGTAGTCGAGGCACTGCAAGCCTATGAAGCTGCGCAGCAGTTGGCTGCGCTGGAAAACAGTTTGAATTGA
- the prmC gene encoding peptide chain release factor N(5)-glutamine methyltransferase translates to MPSISQTIATLQTRGLDLTDSRLLLLHALGQPRAGRAWLLAHDTDMVSEAVNTSLQGYVARRLAGEPVAYIVGHKEFYGLNLQVNSDVLVPRPDTETLVDWALDVLEPTPDARVVDLGTGSGAIALALKATRPALQVEAVDYSHAALAVAQANAQRLGLAVTFSQGSWLSGTQGVFQAIVSNPPYIREDDEHLPALRFEPRQALTAGNDGLNDIHTIIDQAKTRLQPGGWLLLEHGYDQAADVRALLEAAGFANVQSRQDLAGIERCSGGQWTAPDL, encoded by the coding sequence ATGCCCTCCATTTCGCAAACCATCGCCACCCTGCAAACCCGGGGCCTGGATCTGACGGACAGCCGCCTGCTCTTGTTGCACGCGCTGGGTCAGCCGCGGGCAGGGAGGGCCTGGTTGCTGGCCCACGACACCGACATGGTGAGCGAAGCGGTCAACACCTCGCTACAGGGCTATGTTGCGCGCCGGTTAGCCGGCGAGCCGGTGGCTTACATCGTGGGGCACAAGGAGTTTTACGGGCTGAACCTGCAGGTCAACTCCGATGTGTTGGTACCCCGCCCTGACACCGAAACGCTGGTCGACTGGGCGCTCGATGTGTTGGAGCCCACGCCCGACGCCCGGGTGGTAGACCTGGGCACCGGTAGCGGTGCTATTGCGCTGGCACTCAAGGCTACGCGGCCTGCGCTGCAGGTGGAAGCGGTGGACTACAGCCACGCCGCACTGGCCGTCGCACAAGCCAATGCGCAGCGGCTGGGATTGGCGGTGACCTTCAGCCAAGGATCGTGGCTCAGTGGCACACAGGGCGTGTTTCAGGCCATCGTCTCCAACCCGCCCTATATACGCGAGGACGACGAACACCTGCCCGCCCTGCGCTTTGAGCCGCGCCAGGCTCTCACCGCGGGCAATGACGGGCTTAACGACATTCACACCATCATTGACCAAGCCAAGACCCGCCTGCAGCCCGGCGGCTGGCTGCTGCTGGAGCACGGCTATGACCAAGCCGCTGATGTGCGGGCGCTCTTGGAGGCTGCAGGCTTCGCCAACGTGCAAAGCCGCCAGGACTTGGCCGGAATCGAGCGCTGCAGCGGCGGGCAGTGGACCGCCCCAGATTTATAA
- the ugpQ gene encoding glycerophosphodiester phosphodiesterase, whose protein sequence is MTAENVFDLPAWPYPRWVAHRGAGKLAPENTLSAFRLGASHGYRMFECDVKLSADGVPFLLHDATLTRTTNASNQALAQVESARVAIKDVANEAIAGNHSWSTLSLLDAGSWHSRAYAGETIPTLDAIAQYCIRNGYLLNIEIKPTPGTERYTGEVVAQHAARLWAGQAVPPLLTSFNPEALEGALATQPELPRGLLLDTLWSGWLETALRLGCQAVVCNHKLWDSSTVTQAKAAGMRTLSYTVNDEPTAQRLMDLHTDGIITDRVDLFSPA, encoded by the coding sequence ATGACGGCAGAAAACGTGTTCGACCTCCCCGCTTGGCCTTACCCCCGCTGGGTGGCGCACCGGGGTGCCGGCAAGCTGGCGCCTGAGAACACGCTGTCCGCCTTCCGCCTGGGCGCCAGCCACGGCTACCGCATGTTCGAATGCGACGTCAAACTTAGCGCGGATGGCGTGCCGTTCTTGCTGCACGACGCCACCCTCACCCGTACCACGAATGCATCTAATCAGGCTCTAGCGCAGGTGGAATCTGCGCGAGTAGCTATCAAAGATGTAGCGAACGAAGCGATTGCGGGCAATCACAGCTGGTCCACCCTGAGCCTGCTCGATGCCGGCAGTTGGCACAGCCGCGCGTATGCGGGTGAAACCATCCCGACGCTGGACGCGATTGCGCAGTACTGCATCCGCAACGGCTATTTGCTCAATATCGAGATCAAACCCACGCCGGGTACCGAGCGCTACACCGGCGAGGTCGTGGCCCAGCACGCCGCCCGCCTGTGGGCAGGTCAGGCGGTGCCGCCACTGCTGACCTCGTTCAACCCCGAAGCGCTGGAAGGCGCATTGGCGACCCAGCCTGAGTTGCCCCGTGGCCTGCTGTTGGACACGCTCTGGAGCGGCTGGCTGGAGACCGCCTTGCGTCTGGGCTGCCAGGCCGTTGTGTGCAACCACAAGCTCTGGGACAGCAGCACAGTGACCCAAGCCAAAGCGGCCGGCATGCGCACCCTGAGCTACACCGTGAACGACGAGCCCACCGCACAGCGACTGATGGACCTCCACACCGACGGCATCATCACCGACCGGGTGGACTTGTTCAGCCCCGCTTAA